The Ornithorhynchus anatinus isolate Pmale09 chromosome X2, mOrnAna1.pri.v4, whole genome shotgun sequence genome window below encodes:
- the LOC100083501 gene encoding probable E3 ubiquitin-protein ligase TRIML1 has protein sequence MDLANDLQEELTCSVCMDYFIDPVTISCGHSFCHLCLLKCWEDTQTCFSCPECRGGCELKDFQINLRLKKLAIIGKQLRPRLLKNSIGGGLCGWHQQDLKLFCQQDGSPICMSCFNSEAHRHHSVYPIEDSADFYRVSCLSYADNILRQDKIGCKRNVVQEFSHAAAVARSLLFEAECVLCPWDKGNAQQICSLWNIIRIICVTLPKLLIFSAVDVTLDPNTASPYVIVSQDRRSVRIAETPPDVPNHQNRFDNCTSVLGSQAFTTGRHYWEVEVGDKPEWEVAVSYEFRGQKHRMRFLQEEAFSLFSTHSGNGDGPCVTFPGSRVPVRRVGVFLDYEAGILSFYNVTESYLIYSFLPTRFFGPVRPIFSPCLRYGQHDQEPITICPVNNIIL, from the exons ATGGATCTGGCAAACGATCTCCAGGAAGAGCTGACCTGCTCTGTCTGTATGGATTATTTCATTGACCCCGTGACCATCAGCTGCGGACACAGCTTCTGTCATCTGTGTCTCCTAAAGTGCTGGGAGGACACCCAGACATGCTTCTCCTGTCCAGAGTGTCGTGGGGGCTGTGAGCTGAAAGATTTCCAGATCAATCTGCGTCTGAAGAAGCTGGCAATAATTGGGAAACAGCTCAGACCCCGCCTACTTAAGAATTCAATTGGAGGGGGACTATGTGGATGGCACCAGCAGGACCTGAAGCTGTTCTGTCAGCAGGATGGAAGTCCAATCTGTATGTCATGTTTCAACTCTGAGGCTCACAGACATCACAGTGTGTATCCCATTGAGGACTCGGCTGACTTCTACAGGGTAAGTTGTCTGAGCTATGCAGATAACATATTACGTCAGGACaaaatag GATGTAAGAGGAATGTTGTTCAG GAGTTCAGCCATGCTGCAGCAGTGGCCAGAAGCCTGCTCTTTGAAGCTGAGTGTGTGCTCTGTCCCTGGGATAAGGGAAATGCTCAGCAGATATGCAG CCTCTGGAATATCATAAGGATAATATGTGTGACCTTACCAAAACTTCTGATTTTCTCTGCAGTGGATGTAACCCTGGACCCAAACACAGCCAGTCCGTATGTCATCGTGTCTCAGGATCGGAGAAGTGTGAGAATAGCGGAGACCCCGCCCGATGTGCCCAATCACCAAAACAGATTTGACAATTGTACCAGCGTCCTGGGCTCCCAGGCATTCACAACAGGACGGCACTACTGGGAGGTGGAAGTGGGGGACAAGCCAGAGTGGGAGGTGGCTGTGAGTTATGAGTTTAGGGGTCAAAAGCATCGCATGCGATTCTTGCAAGAGGAGGCATTCTCACTTTTCAGCACCCATAGTGGAAATGGGGATGGTCCCTGCGTTACCTTCCCTGGTAGCAGGGTGCCTGTTCGCCGGGTTGGGGTTTTCTTGGATTATGAAGCCGgaatcctctccttctacaatgtcACAGAGAGCTACCTCATCTACAGCTTCCTCCCTACCCGCTTCTTTGGACCAGTGCGACCCATCTTCTCCCCATGTCTCAGGTATGGGCAACATGATCAAGAGCCAATTACCATCTGCCCAGTGAACAACATCATTCTTTGA